ATCTTCACAGAGATGCATGCATGTATTGTTCACTTCTCCACaagcatgtaaaaaaaacaaaagcaaacatGAACACTGATTTCACAACAGAGGAACAGAGAGAGGACTCTCAAAACAGTATCTGCAACCTCACCATTTCAGCTCTCGGCTATGGCCCCCTAGAAAATTCCTTGGTTTAATGTTGAATTGAAAAGGGAATAAAGGGTAAGCAGAGAAGAGATTTGAGCATTCATGAAAAAGAGATTGTAAAGAGAAGACTTGGTAAAAGACTGATAATACATATCAGCCTTTTTGACAAACAGAAAAAGTTACAAGCTAAAAGctctaaaatatcttttttgtgTATCAGGAAAGTCCTGATTGTTGTTATCCATTACAAATGAGCTACTCCATCAAACATAAAGATGAAGTATTTTGGCCATTATCAATAACAGGagcaaagaagaaaatagatttCACAAGCATGATTGATTTCAATTAGATCAACAGTTACAACTGGACACAAATATTGGCCAATTATTTCTCTAAGAAAAGCAAAGAAGAGAGGGTGAAGAGCTAAAGACAGTGCATTGATACAAAGCTACATAATCTCTAATGATCATGTTCTACTACCTCAACACAATTTGTAAAATCCTTCTTTACTCCATGGaaagaattaagaaaaacaatgtcTCTATGCAGGTCTATTTCTCTTGTGGCCACCTTTGCCATCAGATTTCAAGGCACCACTAGAATCCCCCTCAGAAGAGGCGTCCATGGATTTGGTGAAGGAGGTAGAAAGATCAGCATAAAGGTCAACTACCCTCCTGATATTGTTGTTGAGCTCCCTTATCAGACCAACATTTCTGCTCAGGTTGTCAGGGATCTTGGATTCATGGTTCTGATTTATCTCATTAATGAGAAGCCTATTCTGATCCAAGATATTTTGGACCTGAACAAAGTTCTTTTGAAATGTCTGCAAGATCTTGCCATCTATCTGGGTACCATTGCCAAGTCCTGAGAATGTGTCACCCTCCATGGTATCTTTCCCTTTTTTGGAGTCAGAACTCTATCTAATCAAAACCAGTCCTGCATGAACAACAACCATAAAGAAcgaagaaaaatgagaaagaaCAAAAGAT
The Populus nigra chromosome 3, ddPopNigr1.1, whole genome shotgun sequence genome window above contains:
- the LOC133687918 gene encoding protein ELF4-LIKE 3 translates to MEGDTFSGLGNGTQIDGKILQTFQKNFVQVQNILDQNRLLINEINQNHESKIPDNLSRNVGLIRELNNNIRRVVDLYADLSTSFTKSMDASSEGDSSGALKSDGKGGHKRNRPA